One window of the Campylobacter concisus genome contains the following:
- the fliP gene encoding flagellar type III secretion system pore protein FliP (The bacterial flagellar biogenesis protein FliP forms a type III secretion system (T3SS)-type pore required for flagellar assembly.): MLSLAVLFCVVFGADPALPTINLSLNSPANAEQLVNSLNVLLILTALALAPSLIFMMTSFLRLVIVFSFLRQAMGTQQVPPSTVLLSLAMVLTFFIMEPVGQKSYDEGIKPYIAEQIGYEEMLDKSLKPFKEFMVKNTREKDLALFFRIRNLQNPANIEEIPLSIAMSAFMISELKTSFEIAFLLYLPFLVIDMVVSSVLMAMGMMMLPPVMISLPFKLLIFVLVDGWNLLIGNLVKSFH, translated from the coding sequence CTGCTTAGCTTAGCGGTTTTATTTTGTGTGGTTTTTGGGGCTGATCCGGCCTTGCCAACTATAAATTTAAGTCTAAATTCTCCTGCAAATGCTGAGCAACTAGTAAATTCTCTAAACGTTTTACTGATCTTAACAGCACTTGCACTTGCTCCTTCGCTCATCTTTATGATGACAAGTTTCTTAAGGCTTGTTATTGTTTTTTCATTTTTACGCCAGGCCATGGGAACACAACAAGTTCCACCTTCAACAGTGCTTCTCTCACTTGCCATGGTGCTTACATTTTTTATAATGGAGCCAGTTGGTCAAAAAAGCTACGACGAGGGCATAAAGCCTTATATCGCAGAGCAGATAGGCTATGAAGAGATGCTTGATAAGAGCTTAAAGCCATTTAAAGAATTTATGGTAAAAAACACAAGAGAAAAAGACCTTGCACTTTTCTTTAGGATTAGAAATTTACAAAATCCAGCAAATATTGAAGAGATACCGCTAAGTATCGCAATGTCAGCTTTTATGATAAGTGAGCTAAAGACATCTTTTGAGATAGCATTTTTGCTCTATTTGCCATTTCTTGTCATCGACATGGTCGTAAGCTCAGTGCTAATGGCTATGGGTATGATGATGCTTCCTCCTGTAATGATCTCACTACCATTTAAACTGCTCATATTCGTGCTTGTTGATGGCTGGAATTTACTAATAGGAAATCTTGTAAAAAGCTTTCACTAA
- a CDS encoding flagellar motor protein MotB translates to MGKLIDPKECPKCMPEWLATFGDLMSLLLCFFVLLLSMATMDAKKMEAAVGSLAGALSVLEGGARPENQIEKETDPESTRAKKSSRQKGSQSELSATIKKINELLTASGAPEITMEESEDGFIVRLPAAMLFDKDSAEISGEDAKLFLKRIGMIVAKMPNEVKVNIIGHTDNIEPNKDSAYKNNWQLSTARALSVVEQLSSDGVPQNRLIASGKASFDPIATNNTEEGRAKNNRVEIHFVSLEPKNKEATKKSILDMRN, encoded by the coding sequence ATGGGTAAATTAATAGATCCTAAAGAGTGCCCAAAGTGTATGCCTGAGTGGCTTGCTACTTTTGGCGATCTCATGTCGCTTTTGCTTTGTTTTTTCGTTTTGCTTCTTTCGATGGCAACAATGGATGCTAAAAAGATGGAGGCTGCTGTTGGCTCGCTAGCTGGTGCTCTAAGCGTACTTGAAGGCGGTGCTAGGCCTGAAAATCAGATAGAAAAAGAGACAGACCCAGAAAGCACTCGTGCAAAAAAATCAAGTAGGCAAAAAGGCTCGCAAAGCGAGCTAAGTGCGACAATTAAAAAGATAAATGAGTTACTAACTGCCAGTGGCGCACCTGAGATTACGATGGAAGAGAGCGAAGATGGCTTTATTGTAAGGCTTCCAGCAGCCATGCTTTTTGATAAGGATAGTGCTGAAATTTCTGGTGAAGATGCAAAGTTATTTTTAAAGCGTATTGGTATGATTGTGGCAAAAATGCCAAATGAAGTAAAGGTCAACATCATCGGGCATACTGATAACATAGAGCCAAATAAAGACTCAGCCTACAAAAACAACTGGCAGCTTTCAACTGCAAGAGCTTTAAGCGTAGTAGAGCAGCTTAGCAGCGATGGAGTGCCACAAAATAGGCTGATAGCTTCAGGAAAGGCTTCGTTTGATCCTATCGCTACTAATAACACAGAAGAGGGTAGGGCAAAAAACAATAGAGTAGAAATTCACTTCGTCTCTCTTGAACCAAAAAACAAAGAGGCTACTAAGAAAAGTATCCTTGATATGAGGAATTAG
- a CDS encoding motility protein A, producing the protein MDLGTVVGWVLTLVLLFGSMAIGVGIGPYIDVPSIMIVFGGTIGVMMVGFKMETLKGIGKFYGVAVKPPVVVNLPETIKKIVDYSTKARRDGILALESEVNNETNQFLKKGLSMAVDGNEPDAIRALLEIDIDQTSARHTNNIKIFEQIGGFAGAMGMIGTLIGLVAMLLNMSDPSAIGPSMAVALLTTLYGAMIGNIIGAPVANILSIRDSDEALEKQVILEGIMAIQAGDNPRTLEAKLLAFLPPKDRKSQFE; encoded by the coding sequence ATGGATTTAGGAACCGTCGTCGGCTGGGTTTTGACCCTAGTGCTTTTGTTTGGATCAATGGCAATTGGCGTTGGTATAGGACCATATATCGACGTACCTTCGATAATGATCGTTTTTGGTGGTACTATCGGCGTTATGATGGTTGGCTTCAAGATGGAGACGCTTAAAGGTATTGGTAAATTTTACGGTGTTGCCGTTAAGCCACCTGTTGTTGTAAATTTGCCTGAGACTATAAAAAAGATAGTTGATTACTCTACAAAAGCTAGACGCGATGGAATACTAGCTCTTGAGAGCGAAGTAAATAACGAAACAAATCAGTTTTTGAAAAAAGGTCTTTCGATGGCAGTTGATGGTAACGAGCCGGATGCTATAAGAGCGCTTTTAGAGATTGATATAGACCAAACTAGTGCTAGACATACAAATAACATTAAAATTTTTGAACAAATTGGCGGTTTTGCTGGTGCGATGGGTATGATCGGTACTCTAATAGGTCTTGTTGCGATGCTTCTTAACATGTCAGATCCTAGTGCGATCGGCCCATCAATGGCGGTTGCTTTGCTTACGACACTTTATGGCGCGATGATAGGTAACATCATAGGTGCACCTGTGGCAAATATCCTCTCGATACGTGACTCTGACGAGGCACTTGAAAAACAAGTCATTTTAGAGGGTATCATGGCGATACAAGCAGGGGATAATCCAAGAACTCTTGAAGCTAAGCTCTTGGCGTTTTTACCACCAAAAGATAGAAAAAGTCAGTTTGAATAA
- the glmU gene encoding bifunctional UDP-N-acetylglucosamine diphosphorylase/glucosamine-1-phosphate N-acetyltransferase GlmU, with protein sequence MNNTSIIILAAGLGTRMKSTRPKVLFELCGEPMIIHILKQAYAITNDVSVVLHYEKELIGKKIKEIFPQTKIFEQDLENFPGTAGAIKSVNLSGEKVLVTCGDMPLVRSTDLMRLANAEADVVMSSFEAANPFGYGRVIIKNGKVEAIIEQKDASEAQLAIKSVNAGCYCFKREALEQILPLINNQNAQKEYYLTDAIKIANEKGLKCVAVNVNEQNFMGINDKFQLSIAEKIMQDEIKQNLMKAGVLMRMPESIFIDSRAKFEGECVLEENVSILGECVITESIIKSSSVIESSVIKNSDIGPLAHIRPNSEISDTHIGNFVEVKKGVLSGVKAGHLSYLGDCEIESGTNIGCGTITCNYDGKAKYKTKIGKNVFVGSDTQLVAPVNIADNVIIAAGSTITKDVESGALAISRGRQENKSGFFEKFFGKDDVKK encoded by the coding sequence ATGAACAATACTTCAATCATAATCTTAGCTGCTGGTCTTGGCACCAGAATGAAATCAACCCGCCCAAAAGTCCTATTTGAACTTTGTGGTGAGCCGATGATAATTCACATCTTAAAACAAGCCTATGCCATCACAAATGACGTTAGTGTCGTGCTTCACTACGAAAAAGAGTTAATTGGCAAAAAGATAAAAGAAATTTTCCCTCAAACTAAAATTTTCGAGCAAGATTTAGAAAATTTCCCAGGCACTGCTGGAGCGATAAAGAGCGTAAATTTAAGCGGCGAAAAGGTGCTTGTCACTTGCGGCGACATGCCACTTGTTAGATCAACTGATCTTATGCGTCTAGCAAATGCTGAAGCAGACGTGGTTATGAGCTCATTTGAAGCGGCAAATCCTTTTGGCTACGGCAGAGTTATCATAAAAAACGGCAAAGTTGAGGCCATCATAGAGCAAAAAGATGCGAGCGAAGCACAGCTTGCCATAAAAAGCGTAAATGCTGGCTGCTACTGCTTTAAACGCGAGGCATTAGAGCAAATTTTACCGCTCATAAATAATCAAAACGCACAAAAAGAGTACTACCTAACTGACGCCATAAAAATAGCAAATGAAAAGGGCTTAAAGTGCGTTGCAGTAAATGTTAATGAGCAAAATTTCATGGGCATAAATGATAAATTTCAGCTTAGCATCGCTGAAAAAATAATGCAAGATGAGATTAAGCAAAATTTGATGAAAGCTGGCGTTTTAATGCGCATGCCTGAGAGCATTTTCATAGACAGCAGGGCTAAATTTGAAGGCGAATGCGTGCTCGAAGAAAACGTAAGCATCCTTGGCGAGTGCGTCATCACAGAGAGTATCATCAAAAGCTCATCAGTGATCGAAAGTAGCGTCATCAAAAACTCAGACATCGGTCCACTAGCTCACATCAGGCCAAATTCTGAAATTTCTGACACACACATAGGAAATTTTGTCGAAGTTAAAAAAGGCGTTCTTAGCGGCGTAAAAGCTGGACATTTGAGCTATCTTGGCGACTGCGAGATAGAAAGTGGCACAAACATAGGTTGTGGTACAATCACATGCAACTACGACGGCAAAGCAAAATACAAAACCAAAATCGGCAAAAACGTATTTGTTGGCTCAGATACACAGCTAGTTGCCCCTGTAAATATCGCTGATAATGTCATCATCGCAGCAGGTAGCACTATCACAAAAGACGTTGAGAGCGGCGCTCTAGCTATCAGCAGAGGTCGTCAAGAGAACAAAAGCGGCTTTTTTGAGAAATTCTTTGGCAAAGACGATGTTAAAAAATAA
- the coaBC gene encoding bifunctional phosphopantothenoylcysteine decarboxylase/phosphopantothenate--cysteine ligase CoaBC: MLKNKKILLAVCGSIAFYKAYEILSLLKKQGADVYVALSDGALEFCSVSGFEALSEHKILSSQTQNWQDGVNHIAYSKMDLVLIAPASVNTINKLTAGICDNVFMQTLIAASHVPLVIAPAANNNMIEHFSTQNSLRILEQNGALIVEPIVKTLACGDIGKGALASPEVIVEAAIKRLSRPLFAGKKVVITGGATTEKIDDVRAITNFSSGKMAMALARAFYYAGADVMLLASFEAENEPFGILKFGSSSELLELCKSECESANLLVMCAAVSDFMPTKIDGKIKKEDVGEILSLSLKRNVDILQSLKEFNCKKIGFKLEISKENAHKNARAMLEQKGLDAVCLNILGEKNGFASEQNEVNFITKNNETLLPLAAKDEIARHIVELAVNL; encoded by the coding sequence ATGTTAAAAAATAAGAAAATTTTACTAGCCGTTTGCGGTAGTATTGCCTTTTATAAAGCTTACGAGATTTTATCGCTGCTTAAAAAACAAGGTGCTGATGTCTACGTGGCTTTAAGTGATGGAGCGCTTGAATTTTGCAGCGTAAGCGGCTTTGAAGCGCTAAGCGAGCATAAAATTTTAAGCTCACAAACGCAAAACTGGCAAGATGGCGTAAATCACATAGCCTACTCCAAAATGGATCTAGTACTTATCGCGCCAGCCTCTGTAAATACGATAAACAAACTAACTGCTGGCATCTGCGATAATGTCTTTATGCAAACGCTAATAGCTGCCTCGCATGTGCCTTTAGTCATAGCCCCTGCTGCAAATAACAACATGATCGAGCACTTTTCGACTCAAAATTCACTTCGAATTTTAGAACAAAACGGTGCATTAATAGTAGAGCCGATCGTAAAAACTCTAGCTTGTGGCGACATTGGTAAAGGCGCTTTAGCAAGTCCTGAGGTGATAGTAGAAGCCGCCATTAAAAGGCTTAGTAGGCCACTTTTTGCAGGCAAAAAAGTAGTGATCACTGGTGGCGCAACGACAGAAAAGATAGATGACGTTAGAGCCATTACAAATTTCTCAAGCGGCAAGATGGCGATGGCGCTTGCAAGGGCTTTTTACTACGCTGGCGCTGATGTTATGCTGCTTGCTAGCTTTGAAGCGGAAAACGAGCCATTTGGGATTTTGAAATTTGGCTCAAGTAGCGAGCTTTTAGAGCTTTGCAAGAGCGAGTGTGAGAGTGCAAATTTACTTGTGATGTGTGCAGCAGTAAGCGATTTTATGCCGACAAAAATTGACGGCAAGATAAAAAAAGAGGACGTTGGCGAAATTTTAAGCTTAAGTCTAAAGAGAAATGTCGATATTTTGCAAAGCTTAAAAGAGTTTAATTGTAAAAAGATCGGCTTTAAGCTTGAGATCTCAAAGGAGAATGCACACAAAAATGCTAGAGCAATGCTAGAGCAAAAGGGGCTTGACGCAGTTTGCCTAAATATTTTGGGTGAGAAAAATGGCTTTGCAAGCGAGCAAAATGAGGTAAATTTCATCACGAAAAATAATGAAACTTTGCTACCGCTTGCCGCAAAAGACGAGATCGCAAGACATATCGTGGAGCTAGCGGTAAATTTATGA
- the uppS gene encoding polyprenyl diphosphate synthase — MNELNHLAIIMDGNGRWAKKRGFLRTNGHEAGANVVSNMCEFCIDNGVKILSLYAFSTENWKRPQKEIEFLMNLLKKFLILKRADFIKNGIKFNTIGDISPFSDELKNEIEITKNATRENKNLLLNLAINYGSKDEIIRAARKLTLEGCEINEASLNAALDESEPVDLLIRTGGESRLSNFMLWQASYAELFFTPTLWPDFSKDELANIVSKFKNIERRFGGV; from the coding sequence TTGAATGAATTAAACCACCTTGCTATTATCATGGATGGAAATGGGCGCTGGGCTAAAAAACGTGGATTCTTACGGACAAATGGGCACGAAGCTGGAGCAAATGTAGTAAGCAATATGTGCGAATTTTGTATCGATAATGGAGTGAAAATTTTAAGTCTTTACGCATTTAGTACTGAAAACTGGAAAAGACCGCAAAAAGAGATCGAGTTTTTGATGAATTTGCTTAAGAAATTTCTCATTTTAAAGCGTGCTGATTTTATAAAAAATGGGATCAAATTTAACACGATCGGTGACATTTCGCCATTTAGCGATGAGCTAAAAAACGAGATAGAAATCACCAAAAATGCTACAAGAGAGAATAAAAATTTATTATTAAATTTAGCGATAAACTACGGCTCAAAAGATGAGATCATTAGAGCCGCAAGAAAGCTAACTTTAGAAGGCTGCGAGATAAACGAAGCAAGCCTAAATGCAGCACTTGATGAGAGTGAGCCGGTGGATCTTCTCATTAGAACTGGTGGCGAGAGCAGGCTTTCAAATTTCATGCTTTGGCAAGCAAGCTATGCAGAGCTATTTTTTACGCCCACACTTTGGCCTGACTTTAGCAAGGATGAGCTTGCAAATATCGTTAGTAAATTTAAAAACATAGAGCGAAGATTTGGCGGAGTTTAG
- a CDS encoding prepilin peptidase: MDNLVIFFAVFAFVLGICVGSFSNVLIYRLPKNESINFPASHCPNCDHKLNFYHNVPIFSWIFLGGKCAFCKQKISLIYPAIELVSGILFLICFFKECGEILSIETLLYALFLGLCFIMLLALSVIDIRYKAVPDPLLFAALFFAFIYALILFIVKGNFAQILNLFLFALIFWVLRFVVSFAIKKEAMGSADIFIAAIIGAILPAKLALVAIYLAALFTLPVYALVQKKGYELAFVPFLSLGLLIAYAFKEQILEILRFIYE, translated from the coding sequence ATGGATAATTTAGTCATCTTTTTTGCCGTTTTTGCTTTTGTTTTGGGTATTTGCGTGGGCTCATTTTCAAATGTGCTGATATATCGCCTACCAAAAAATGAGAGCATAAATTTTCCAGCTTCTCATTGCCCAAACTGCGATCATAAGCTAAATTTCTATCACAATGTTCCAATTTTTTCGTGGATATTTTTAGGCGGCAAATGTGCCTTTTGTAAGCAAAAAATAAGCCTCATTTATCCAGCAATCGAGCTAGTTTCTGGGATACTTTTTTTGATCTGTTTTTTTAAAGAGTGCGGCGAAATTTTAAGTATAGAAACATTGCTTTACGCGCTATTTTTAGGGCTTTGTTTTATAATGCTGCTAGCTCTTAGCGTCATAGATATAAGATATAAAGCTGTGCCGGATCCGCTTCTTTTTGCAGCACTATTTTTCGCATTTATCTACGCTTTGATACTTTTTATAGTTAAAGGAAATTTTGCCCAAATTTTAAATTTATTCCTTTTTGCACTTATCTTTTGGGTGCTTAGATTTGTCGTAAGTTTTGCCATAAAAAAAGAAGCGATGGGTAGTGCAGATATCTTTATAGCAGCGATCATCGGAGCTATTTTGCCAGCCAAACTGGCTCTAGTGGCGATCTATCTTGCAGCGCTTTTTACACTTCCAGTCTATGCGCTCGTTCAAAAAAAGGGCTATGAGCTGGCTTTTGTGCCATTTTTAAGTCTTGGCTTACTTATTGCATACGCTTTTAAAGAGCAAATTTTAGAAATTTTAAGGTTTATTTATGAGTAG
- a CDS encoding LptF/LptG family permease: protein MSRVNRYLLFNFLGTFGSLFSTLFLIMSIVFFIQIARITSYIEISFGELFKLYSFMLPRVLLFVVPIAFFVSLAMTLFRLSKENESIVIFTLGGSPNKIAKFFLIFSAFLSTALLVIATIMIPIAAQLNANFIDYKKTVAKLNLKPTQFGQKFSDWMVYVGSEMQDNNGTTYKDIVMFNPYIKDSQRLITAKNAKITNTNQSIELSLADGKMYDIKDEIYHQSNFKSMKIRTTQSEEISDIGSIKEYWTEANSSEKRRKDLSTYVLVALFPLASTLFAISFGIVTYRYEKGMVYVGTFGVLFGYFTLIMLFSSKPSFAIPLIFFVFLLAGILLFKAKIMRRY, encoded by the coding sequence ATGAGTAGAGTGAATAGATATCTTTTGTTTAACTTCCTAGGGACTTTTGGGTCGCTATTTAGTACGCTTTTTTTGATCATGTCGATCGTATTCTTCATCCAGATCGCGCGCATCACTTCTTACATTGAAATCAGCTTTGGCGAGCTTTTTAAACTCTACTCATTTATGCTTCCACGCGTACTACTTTTTGTCGTACCTATCGCATTTTTTGTATCACTTGCGATGACACTTTTTAGGCTATCAAAAGAGAACGAGAGTATCGTAATTTTTACGCTTGGTGGCTCACCAAATAAGATTGCTAAATTTTTCTTAATATTTTCAGCATTTTTAAGCACCGCTCTACTTGTAATCGCTACCATAATGATACCAATAGCTGCACAGCTAAATGCAAATTTTATTGATTATAAAAAGACTGTTGCAAAGCTAAATTTAAAACCAACTCAGTTTGGACAAAAATTTTCTGACTGGATGGTCTATGTGGGTAGTGAAATGCAAGATAACAACGGCACTACCTATAAAGATATCGTGATGTTTAATCCTTACATTAAAGACTCCCAACGCTTAATCACTGCTAAAAATGCAAAGATCACTAATACAAATCAAAGCATTGAACTCTCCTTAGCAGATGGAAAAATGTATGACATAAAAGATGAAATTTATCATCAAAGTAACTTCAAATCTATGAAGATAAGGACTACCCAAAGTGAAGAGATAAGCGATATAGGCAGTATAAAAGAGTACTGGACGGAGGCAAATAGTAGTGAAAAAAGAAGAAAAGATCTTAGTACGTATGTACTTGTTGCACTATTTCCACTTGCCAGTACACTTTTTGCTATAAGCTTTGGCATCGTTACTTATAGATATGAAAAAGGCATGGTTTATGTTGGGACATTTGGCGTTTTATTTGGGTATTTTACGCTCATAATGCTATTTTCATCAAAGCCATCTTTTGCGATTCCACTCATATTTTTTGTTTTTTTATTGGCAGGAATTTTGCTTTTTAAAGCCAAGATCATGCGAAGATACTAA
- the truA gene encoding tRNA pseudouridine(38-40) synthase TruA, which produces MKIQLIYSYDGSKFQGSQTQPHKNGVEDELSRALAHVGIFEKIVSSSRTDKNVHAINQSSSVICGDHFKNLEHLKELINRHAHPNIHIKRINLVDENFQARFDAVARSYRYIIDHGEFDVFSSNYKVFLPKFDIKKANEILSNFVGEHDFSSYMKTGSNTKSPVREIFKAFCYEYKNQTIIVFKANGFLRAQVRLMVANLLKALSIKNGGKLINVSLNGYPALTRIPAPAEGLYLNRVFYKFN; this is translated from the coding sequence ATGAAAATCCAACTAATTTATAGCTACGATGGCTCCAAATTCCAAGGCTCGCAAACTCAGCCGCATAAAAATGGCGTAGAAGATGAGCTTTCGCGTGCTCTAGCTCACGTTGGAATATTTGAAAAAATAGTCTCTAGCTCACGTACAGACAAAAACGTTCATGCGATTAATCAAAGCTCAAGCGTAATTTGTGGCGATCATTTTAAAAATTTAGAGCATCTAAAAGAGCTAATCAACCGCCATGCTCATCCAAATATTCATATAAAACGTATAAATTTAGTTGATGAAAACTTTCAAGCAAGGTTTGATGCCGTAGCAAGGTCTTATAGATACATTATAGATCATGGAGAATTTGATGTTTTTAGCTCAAACTATAAAGTCTTTTTGCCAAAATTTGATATCAAAAAAGCAAATGAAATTTTATCTAATTTTGTTGGTGAGCATGATTTTAGCTCCTATATGAAAACAGGAAGTAACACAAAAAGTCCGGTGCGAGAAATTTTTAAGGCATTTTGTTATGAATACAAAAACCAAACTATCATAGTTTTTAAAGCAAATGGATTTTTACGCGCACAAGTACGGCTTATGGTTGCAAATCTACTTAAAGCCTTAAGTATCAAAAATGGTGGTAAGCTCATTAATGTTTCACTTAACGGATACCCCGCCCTAACTCGTATCCCAGCTCCAGCTGAAGGACTTTATCTAAATAGAGTTTTTTATAAATTTAACTAG
- a CDS encoding Rrf2 family transcriptional regulator, with protein MFNAVNDKEKLFKIHSDSPKACPLGSKIEGLLTGHFLKAQEALEDSLRSITLQDLLDELIDL; from the coding sequence ATTTTTAACGCAGTAAATGATAAAGAAAAACTTTTTAAGATCCACTCTGACTCACCTAAAGCCTGCCCACTTGGTAGCAAGATCGAGGGACTTTTAACTGGTCACTTCCTAAAAGCACAAGAAGCTTTAGAGGATAGTTTAAGAAGCATTACTTTACAAGATCTATTAGATGAGCTTATTGATTTATAA
- a CDS encoding ComEA family DNA-binding protein: MKKIIFSLLAAASTLLAAINLNTATKEELMSLDGIGSSKADAIIEYRKANKFNSIEDIKNVNGIGDKTFENLKSDISVSGTTKIDETKAKTKSKKDDTKQKVSKKSDEVKEKKDGAKDSVKEVKDKKESPKDKAEKKSKAKKEKSKE; the protein is encoded by the coding sequence ATGAAAAAGATTATATTCTCACTATTAGCAGCAGCTTCTACATTACTAGCAGCCATAAATTTAAACACCGCCACAAAAGAAGAGTTAATGAGTTTAGATGGCATAGGATCTTCAAAGGCAGATGCAATAATAGAGTATAGAAAAGCAAATAAATTTAACTCAATAGAAGATATAAAAAATGTAAATGGTATAGGTGATAAGACATTTGAAAATTTAAAATCAGATATATCAGTATCAGGCACTACAAAGATAGACGAAACAAAAGCTAAAACAAAATCTAAAAAAGATGACACAAAACAAAAAGTAAGTAAAAAGAGTGATGAAGTAAAAGAGAAAAAAGATGGTGCTAAAGATAGCGTAAAAGAAGTCAAAGATAAGAAAGAAAGCCCAAAAGATAAAGCAGAGAAAAAGAGCAAAGCTAAAAAAGAGAAAAGCAAAGAGTAA
- a CDS encoding DUF945 family protein has product MKKVISALIVVIVVAIGAVCFASNEVEKNYQRIVNDLNNIKGFKISNNNYKKGFFGSKGSFDFSVSKDLLENIFGKNVNEDLVFKVENEISHTVLAFIDGFEIDSKISIQNDMIKNIIATFMGSNVIATTKTKVSLTGDKDVDIKFSNIEFNDKQKTAVNTKDIKIGMTLDSKDSINSLKVEADKIVLKDFSEYNKVDLNIEGFYIDSSYKEPVKISKILESQLVPYLAKVKFKKVSFASNDISNILIDDFKYDSKFEISNDLGKSDDVIKIGIVAVDKVKYTDFIFDSKISNINVPALNNVLEKLNNLNNEEKYNVLTGLNFDEIIDQILEKNPTIKIDTLSFKKGDKALKLNLDAAVNGFKKGTNQSEIFDKLSLSGKISVDESLTNFFDTLVPEVAFVEPTLISAGYFKEEDKKVISEFKYDPNKKDIIFNGKVGLQNFFMGF; this is encoded by the coding sequence ATGAAAAAGGTGATATCTGCTTTAATCGTAGTTATCGTGGTAGCCATTGGAGCGGTTTGTTTTGCTTCAAATGAGGTGGAGAAAAACTATCAAAGGATAGTGAATGATCTAAACAATATTAAGGGCTTTAAAATTTCTAATAACAATTACAAAAAAGGTTTTTTTGGCTCAAAAGGATCATTTGATTTTAGTGTTTCAAAAGATCTTTTGGAAAATATATTTGGTAAAAATGTAAATGAGGATTTGGTTTTTAAAGTAGAAAATGAAATTTCTCATACAGTGCTTGCTTTTATAGATGGCTTTGAAATCGACTCAAAAATTTCTATCCAAAACGATATGATTAAAAACATTATCGCAACATTCATGGGTTCAAATGTTATTGCAACAACTAAAACAAAAGTTAGCCTAACTGGCGATAAAGATGTGGATATTAAATTTAGCAATATTGAATTTAATGATAAGCAAAAAACCGCCGTTAATACAAAAGATATAAAGATTGGTATGACGCTTGATTCAAAAGATAGTATAAACAGCTTAAAGGTTGAAGCAGATAAGATTGTTTTGAAAGATTTTAGTGAGTACAACAAAGTTGATCTAAATATCGAAGGATTTTATATTGACTCAAGTTATAAAGAGCCAGTTAAGATTTCAAAAATTTTAGAGAGTCAGCTTGTACCTTATTTGGCAAAAGTTAAATTTAAAAAGGTGTCTTTTGCATCTAATGATATAAGTAATATTTTGATAGATGACTTTAAGTATGACTCAAAATTTGAAATCTCAAATGATCTTGGAAAATCAGACGATGTTATAAAAATAGGTATAGTGGCAGTTGATAAAGTAAAATATACAGATTTTATCTTTGATAGCAAAATCTCAAATATCAATGTGCCTGCATTAAATAATGTATTAGAAAAGCTTAATAATTTAAATAATGAAGAAAAATATAATGTTTTGACTGGATTAAATTTTGATGAGATAATAGATCAAATCTTAGAAAAGAATCCAACCATAAAAATAGATACATTAAGTTTCAAAAAGGGAGATAAGGCTCTAAAGCTAAATTTAGATGCAGCAGTAAATGGCTTTAAAAAGGGAACAAATCAGTCAGAAATTTTTGATAAATTATCTCTTAGTGGAAAAATAAGCGTCGATGAAAGTCTGACGAATTTTTTTGATACACTAGTACCAGAAGTAGCTTTTGTTGAGCCTACTTTGATATCTGCTGGATATTTTAAAGAAGAGGACAAAAAAGTAATAAGCGAATTTAAATATGATCCAAACAAAAAAGATATTATATTTAATGGAAAAGTTGGACTTCAAAATTTCTTTATGGGTTTTTAA